The genomic stretch GTGGTAGTCTTCGCGATTGCCCAGTACCACCGCGTTTTCCGGTGTCACCACCCATTCCGCACCCTGACCGGCCAGCACTTGTGCCTGCCTGGCGATGTAGGCCAGATTCTGTTCTACATCCGGACCTGAGGTCATCTGAATTAATCCGACACGTTGCATGTTCTCACTCCCTATTCTGCTAACTTTCTCAGCTTTTCCGGTAACTTGAACTCACCGCGGGTACGCGAGAGCTCTTTAACCGTCGGCGCATCCAGTGGCCCTTTCACTTCATAGTTGACCTGGGTAAAGATCTCGACCACAGGTGAAATCAGCGTATTAACGGCCAGCACATACAGCGCGGTGGCCGGCGTGACCGCAAATGCGCTCAAAACCGGAATACCGGAGGTCAGATCCGGCACAAAATTCACTTCCGCATCAACCGTTCGGGTGTTGAGATCCGCCAGACCTTTAATGGTCATCTCGCCCGCCACCGCATCCATTTTGATGTTATTGGTGACAAACACCCCCTGGGAAATTTCGCCGTTACCGGTGATCGAGTTAAATGCCATGCCGTCATCAAACACGTCACTGAAATCAAGCTGCATTTTACGAATGATCGAATCGAGGCTGAACAGCCCCAGCAAGCGGGCCGCGCCGCTGACATTCGAGATCACGCCTTTGCCGAGCTCAGTCTCCAACTTGCCCTGCAGAGTGTTGACCTTCATTGACCAAGGCGCCCCGTCCCACTGCAGCTGGCTGGTCATATCAAACGGCGCTTTCTGAATACCGGAGCTGATACCGAAACGCTCCATCAGATCGCTGTTATTGTCACCTTTCATGGCCAGATTCATCGTGGTATGGCTGCGGTCATTGTGCAGCGTCCAGCCACCGTTGATGTGCACTTCATTGGTACCGCTGGTCAGATCAATCTGTTTCCAGTTCAGGGTATTGTGCTGGCGTTCCATCGCCATCGCCAGCTTACCGACTTTATAGCCCTGCAACCAGAAGTCACTGATATCCAACTTAAGATCCGGCATCAGCGCGTGGAACTGACGATCAAAATCAGAAATCAAGGGGGCATCCTGTTTCTCGATATCGACCAGCGGCGCTTTCCCATCCTGCTCATCGAGCTGCGGAATATAGAGATGCAGACGCTGTAAGTTAACACTGAGCTTGTCCGGCAGTTGATAATCCGCCACACCCTGCGCTTCCTGACTGTCGATCGTCATCTGCCACAACTGATCTTTCTGACGCGCATTAAAAACCACATCATGCCAGTCCAGATCCGCCACATGCAGCTCTTTGACTCGCACGTCGACCCGCTGCGGGGGCGGGATCTGCGGGGTATTCACAGTCGCCAAAGCTGAGGTTGACTTGCTTTGTGGCTCAGGCTGCAGCAGAGAAATCCACTGGTCAAGATCTAACTTGTCAGTACGGATCTGCGCATCATGCCCGACCACTGGGCTGATGCGAAAACTGCCCTGGCCGACCACCAGATTGGTGGCGGTCAGGACCGGAACGGACTTGGTAATGTCGATTTCAGCCTGGTACTTGGCATTCGGCACCTGAACCCGGGCACTGATCGACTGCTGGTTACCGGAGGCTTGCAGCAATGCCGTCCCCTTGCTATTAACCGGCTTATTGAGCGGATACGGATAACGGCTTGCCACCCGGTTCAGATTAGCACGTGCATCAATCTGATAGGTAAAGCCGACATCGTTAAGCTGAATATCGACGCCCATCTGCCACGGCGCATGGCCCTGGAGAGGATTGAGCCAGCGCGCGCCGACATACGGCGCGAGCGGTTTCAGTTCCCAGTCACCGACCAGATCGATATTAACCGCATAGCCCTGCGCGGCACTTTCGCCCCGAAAATCAAACGAAATCGGCTGCTCAAGCAGCGAAGCCGACAAACCGGCGGCGGTCACCACATCATTGTCAAACTCAATCCGGCCGCTGACCGCTTCCAGCGTCATCGGCGGCGCATCAATCTCGACATGGTTTTTATCCAGGTCCACCCAGCCCCAGGCACGCGGCTCCTGCTCGGAGCTAAACGGAATATTGAGCTGGAATTCAGACGTCACATCACCGCTGACCTGAATCGCAGTCAGTGCCGCCCCCACCGAGTCGACCAGCGGCGTCGCGGTCATGTAATCACGCACCGTATTGCCCTGCGCCACTGCGCTGGCTTCAATTTCAATATGTCCGTCCGATTCAAGATGCGGAATACGGCCGGTAATGCGCTGCGCTTTGACCTCTTTCAGTGTTGCGG from Vibrio ostreae encodes the following:
- a CDS encoding YhdP family protein → MISMLTRLGRIVTWLLVSLLVLLAIAITALRVLLPEMNRFKDEIQGWVSAQSHIQFEISDVRGFWRNTHPSLALQGVQARFPDGSQIQFNTDRIDVEFDLFDSLLQQEPVVANLVIHQLRLDIRSVDLNQLNPSSGDEALPGAQGRVLRRLDDLFLRQLDDFSLQNSTIQYQSLAGDMRQLDIDKLHWKNQGQRHLAEGVVSLADAEINSLKVSADFRDHGSLSDISGDFYVSADKLRVLPWLTRYLKDATGIQRGVVSFDGWMTLENNQPVDGYVALKPSELIWQQAPAESEAEQDAELSSGSEQATDSQRHELLLESGILVLSPHKDGWKVSAHLLKARTDDTPWPELDFALDWQPQQWRLNVSQLDIAALLPLTRLVPESQQTNQLLDELSPSGLVENLRVQQGVTPESLRYSATLQDIGIKQWELLPEVHNLQAKVSGTPDKAVIHASLIDDVLPYGDVFQAPLNIRQGQVDMVWQRDDSGWSLWADKVTAATPDLQVLGAFRLDFPEDKSPFLSFYAEADLHNAGETWRYLPTLALGHELTDYLSTAIQGGKVNTAKLLWYGELGDFPYSNHNGMFQAWVGLKQATFSFDTAWPAITDMQLDLLFENDAMYLDSHAATLKEVKAQRITGRIPHLESDGHIEIEASAVAQGNTVRDYMTATPLVDSVGAALTAIQVSGDVTSEFQLNIPFSSEQEPRAWGWVDLDKNHVEIDAPPMTLEAVSGRIEFDNDVVTAAGLSASLLEQPISFDFRGESAAQGYAVNIDLVGDWELKPLAPYVGARWLNPLQGHAPWQMGVDIQLNDVGFTYQIDARANLNRVASRYPYPLNKPVNSKGTALLQASGNQQSISARVQVPNAKYQAEIDITKSVPVLTATNLVVGQGSFRISPVVGHDAQIRTDKLDLDQWISLLQPEPQSKSTSALATVNTPQIPPPQRVDVRVKELHVADLDWHDVVFNARQKDQLWQMTIDSQEAQGVADYQLPDKLSVNLQRLHLYIPQLDEQDGKAPLVDIEKQDAPLISDFDRQFHALMPDLKLDISDFWLQGYKVGKLAMAMERQHNTLNWKQIDLTSGTNEVHINGGWTLHNDRSHTTMNLAMKGDNNSDLMERFGISSGIQKAPFDMTSQLQWDGAPWSMKVNTLQGKLETELGKGVISNVSGAARLLGLFSLDSIIRKMQLDFSDVFDDGMAFNSITGNGEISQGVFVTNNIKMDAVAGEMTIKGLADLNTRTVDAEVNFVPDLTSGIPVLSAFAVTPATALYVLAVNTLISPVVEIFTQVNYEVKGPLDAPTVKELSRTRGEFKLPEKLRKLAE